ACCTGTACGAAGAGGGGCCGAAGAAGTACCGGAAGGGATAGGAACCGAGACAGCCACCGAAACACTCGAAATTCACGAAACAGGATTTTTCGATTGTTTAGTGTGTTTAGGTGGAAATGAACCTTAAACGATCAAGCCACGGAGACACTACTTTCGTTAATCGTTAATCGTTAATCGTTAATCGTTAATCGTAAATCGTTAATCGTGTTTGTGTGTTTGTGCCTTCGTGTCTGGTGGTGAAAGAAAGCGATGAATATTCACGAATACCAGGCAAAAGAACTGCTGAAAACCTGCGACGTGGCCACCGATGCCGGCTTTATGGCCCAGTCGGCCGGAGACGTCGAGAAGCGGCTGGGCGAAGTCCACGGCCCGCCGTGGGTGATCAAGGCCCAGGTCCACAGCGGCGGACGGGGCAAGGCTGGCGGCATTAAGTTGGCCCGCGACCAAGCCGAGGCGTTCGGTTTCGCGAACCAGATTTTGGGCATGACGCTGGTCACCGCCCAGACCGGGGCCAAGGGGAGAATCGTCCGCAAGATCCTGGTCGCCGAGGCCGCAAAAGTGGACAAGGAATATTATTTAAGCCTGTTGATCGACCGGGCCGCGGCCAGCTATGTGTTCGTCGGATCTACCGAGGGCGGCGTGGAGATCGAAAAGGTCGCGGCCGAGACGCCCGATGCCATAGCCAGGGTCTACGTTGACCCGCTGTCCGGGTTCAGGACCTACCACGCTGCCGAGATGGCCCGTAAACTCGGCTTTTCTGGCGACCTGCCTGCGGGCTGTAGCCTGTCTTCGCCGAAGCGGATGTTCGGCTCCGCGCAGGCAGGCCCTTTGGCGAGCATAGGCCTGGCCAAACAGTTGAGCGCGATCATGGCCGGCATGTTTAAGTTGTTCGTGGAGAAGGACGCCTCGCTGGTTGAAATTAATCCCTTGGTGAAAACGAAAGAAGGAAAGCTGCTGGCGATAGACGCCAAGGTCAACTTCGACGACAACGGGCTGGCCAGGCATCCCGACATCGCGGCGTTGCGCGACGTCGGCGAAGAGGACCCCAACGAGGCGCAAGCCTCCAAGCACGACCTCTCCTACATCAAGCTAGACGGGACCATCGGCTGCCTGGTCAACGGCGCCGGGCTAGCCATGGCCACCATGGACATCGTCAAGCATTACGGCGGCAGCCCGGCCAACTTTTTGGACGTGGGCGGCTCGGCCTCCATCGAGAAGGTGACCGAGGCCTTCAAGATCATCCTGTCCGACTCCGCGGTCAAGGGCATTCTGGTCAACATCTTCGGCGGGATCATGAAATGCGACGTGATCGCCGAGGGCATCGTGGCGGCGTCAAAAACGTTGGGGGTCAAGGTCCCGATCGTGGCCCGGCTGGACGGCACCAATGTGGAACAGGGCAAGCGGATCCTGGCCGATTCCGGCCTGAATATCATTCCGGCCGGGTCGCTGGCCGAGGCGGCGGAGTTGATCGTCAAGGAGGCCGGCCGGTTTTAAGCCCTTGATACAAGAAGCATAAAAATAACTGTTAGGCGGCAGAATGAACGAGCGTTCCATCACAGCTGAAACCCGAGAAGGTTGTCTTGGCTGGCATGGCTACCGATGCGTGCGCCACATTCGCGCGCAAAGGCACGTCCATAGCGACACACAAGCCAGAGTTGGTGCACGAGATCGCGCTGTCTGACGCGGGGTTTTCTTCACCAGGTCCACTGCGCTATTTCTTTACAGCGGTACGACAAATGGCGCAGGCGTTAGTTTATCCTGATTACGTCATTCTGATATCGGCTCCTCGCCC
The DNA window shown above is from candidate division TA06 bacterium and carries:
- a CDS encoding succinate--CoA ligase subunit beta, coding for MNIHEYQAKELLKTCDVATDAGFMAQSAGDVEKRLGEVHGPPWVIKAQVHSGGRGKAGGIKLARDQAEAFGFANQILGMTLVTAQTGAKGRIVRKILVAEAAKVDKEYYLSLLIDRAAASYVFVGSTEGGVEIEKVAAETPDAIARVYVDPLSGFRTYHAAEMARKLGFSGDLPAGCSLSSPKRMFGSAQAGPLASIGLAKQLSAIMAGMFKLFVEKDASLVEINPLVKTKEGKLLAIDAKVNFDDNGLARHPDIAALRDVGEEDPNEAQASKHDLSYIKLDGTIGCLVNGAGLAMATMDIVKHYGGSPANFLDVGGSASIEKVTEAFKIILSDSAVKGILVNIFGGIMKCDVIAEGIVAASKTLGVKVPIVARLDGTNVEQGKRILADSGLNIIPAGSLAEAAELIVKEAGRF